In the genome of Christensenella timonensis, one region contains:
- a CDS encoding serine O-acetyltransferase — translation MLQEWKDNGATHLAREIMTINRPNITDDTISGFGMKRKVAAFIDLVRSAMYPNIYDSNITKEAELQETVTRRLREAAVLLDCMIAEVLVNQCQLEHRHRIDCDKCRETAEKITVRFMEQLPRVARLLNTDIDAAYCGDPAAKSHEEILLAYPGFEAISIYRLAHIFYKLDIPLLPRMMTEQAHSKTGIDIHPGATVGEHFFIDHGTGVVIGETCTIGNHVKIYQGVTLGAKSFELDENGHPVKGVKRHPDIRDNVIIYSGATILGGDTVIGEGCVIGGNVWLTHSVEACTTVYNASPSPTLITNGK, via the coding sequence ATGCTGCAGGAATGGAAAGACAATGGCGCGACGCATCTCGCGCGCGAGATCATGACGATCAATAGGCCCAATATCACGGACGATACGATCAGCGGCTTCGGGATGAAGCGAAAGGTCGCCGCGTTTATCGACCTGGTCAGGAGCGCCATGTACCCTAATATTTACGACAGTAATATCACGAAGGAAGCGGAGCTGCAGGAAACGGTCACGCGCCGCCTGCGTGAAGCCGCCGTGCTGCTCGACTGCATGATCGCGGAGGTTTTGGTGAACCAGTGCCAGCTCGAGCACCGCCACCGCATCGATTGTGACAAATGCAGGGAAACCGCGGAAAAGATCACTGTCCGCTTCATGGAGCAGTTGCCCCGGGTCGCGCGGCTTTTGAATACGGACATCGACGCCGCTTACTGCGGCGATCCTGCGGCGAAGTCCCACGAAGAGATTTTGCTTGCCTACCCTGGGTTCGAGGCGATCAGCATCTACCGCCTTGCCCATATCTTTTATAAACTGGACATTCCCCTGCTGCCGCGTATGATGACCGAGCAAGCGCACAGTAAAACAGGGATCGATATCCATCCGGGCGCTACGGTCGGCGAACACTTTTTTATCGACCACGGTACAGGCGTGGTCATTGGCGAAACATGTACCATCGGCAACCATGTCAAGATCTACCAGGGCGTAACGCTGGGCGCAAAAAGCTTCGAGCTGGATGAAAACGGCCATCCCGTCAAAGGGGTCAAGCGCCATCCCGATATCCGCGACAATGTCATCATCTATTCAGGCGCAACCATCCTGGGCGGCGATACAGTCATCGGCGAAGGCTGCGTGATCGGCGGCAACGTATGGCTCACACATTCCGTGGAAGCATGCACGACCGTCTATAATGCTTCCCCTTCCCCTACGCTGATCACAAACGGGAAGTAA
- a CDS encoding MATE family efflux transporter, giving the protein MSVPNEKQFWKYILPSMLTMFLCGFYAIVDGFFVGQAVGDLGLAAINIAWPIASFLLAAGTGIGVGGSVVMSTRYGKNDISGSQRAFGNTFFMLLAASALMTVLFSLLYIPILHLLGARGELLSAAGEYAQIVAAGSVFQILGTGIAPLLRNKGKTIAAMAAMVSGLVTNIILDALFVMALGLGIRGAALATVIAQALVALVGFILLYHKKENRIPLRMLKPEKGTVSRLLKIGLSPFGMTFAPSIVIILANLQCLAYGGTVAVAAYSVLMYVVTSAQGLLQGVGDGVQPLLSYFNGAKNQKAMQNVFRKALATVLVLGVALAAAALFFRTQIPVLFGASPEASVLVEAALFFSAFAFPFIGFSKLSSSYFYAIADVRTSALVIYLDPAVLTPLFLFTLPLFLGITGIWLLLPCTQASLTVILLLIYRRQAARQDASAQPGVHLPGALQPGKIKKNRSSDYGAY; this is encoded by the coding sequence ATGTCAGTCCCCAACGAAAAACAGTTTTGGAAGTATATCCTTCCTTCTATGCTCACGATGTTTCTCTGTGGTTTTTACGCGATCGTCGATGGCTTTTTCGTCGGCCAGGCCGTAGGCGACTTGGGCCTTGCCGCCATCAATATTGCATGGCCCATCGCATCGTTTTTGCTCGCTGCCGGCACCGGGATCGGCGTGGGCGGCTCTGTTGTAATGTCCACACGTTACGGAAAAAATGACATTTCCGGCTCGCAGAGGGCGTTTGGCAACACCTTTTTTATGCTGTTGGCGGCGTCCGCCCTGATGACCGTGCTGTTTTCCTTGTTGTATATACCAATCCTGCACCTGCTGGGCGCGCGCGGCGAACTGCTCAGCGCCGCCGGGGAGTATGCGCAGATCGTTGCCGCTGGCAGCGTTTTCCAGATTCTCGGCACCGGTATCGCGCCTTTGCTGCGCAACAAGGGCAAGACCATCGCGGCTATGGCCGCCATGGTCAGCGGCCTGGTTACAAACATCATCCTGGATGCCTTGTTCGTCATGGCGCTCGGCTTAGGGATCCGCGGGGCCGCCCTTGCAACTGTGATCGCGCAAGCGCTTGTCGCGTTGGTTGGTTTTATTTTGCTGTACCATAAAAAAGAAAACCGTATCCCGCTCCGCATGTTAAAGCCGGAAAAAGGAACGGTAAGCAGGCTTTTGAAGATCGGACTGTCGCCCTTTGGTATGACGTTCGCGCCCTCCATCGTCATCATCCTTGCAAACCTGCAATGCCTTGCGTACGGCGGGACAGTCGCGGTCGCGGCTTATTCCGTACTGATGTATGTCGTTACCTCGGCGCAGGGGCTTCTGCAAGGTGTGGGCGACGGCGTCCAGCCCCTCCTAAGCTACTTCAACGGCGCAAAAAACCAGAAAGCCATGCAAAACGTTTTCCGGAAGGCACTGGCCACCGTGCTGGTTCTGGGGGTTGCCCTCGCGGCTGCGGCGCTGTTTTTCCGCACGCAGATCCCCGTGCTGTTCGGCGCTTCACCGGAAGCCTCGGTGCTCGTGGAGGCCGCGCTCTTTTTCTCGGCCTTTGCATTCCCCTTCATCGGGTTTTCAAAGCTTTCGTCCTCGTATTTCTACGCGATCGCGGACGTCAGGACTTCCGCATTGGTCATATATCTTGACCCGGCCGTCTTAACGCCGTTGTTTTTGTTCACATTGCCGTTGTTTTTGGGGATCACGGGCATCTGGCTCCTGCTTCCCTGCACGCAGGCTTCCCTGACGGTGATCCTGCTATTGATCTACCGGCGGCAGGCCGCAAGGCAGGATGCCTCCGCGCAACCGGGCGTCCACTTGCCCGGCGCCTTGCAGCCTGGTAAAATAAAGAAAAACAGGAGCAGCGACTATGGAGCATATTGA